A stretch of the Musa acuminata AAA Group cultivar baxijiao chromosome BXJ2-7, Cavendish_Baxijiao_AAA, whole genome shotgun sequence genome encodes the following:
- the LOC135616239 gene encoding uncharacterized protein LOC135616239, translated as MADWGPVFVAVVLFVLLSPGLLFQIPGKGRLVEFGTLQTSGIAIFVHSIIFFALTAIFILAVGVHVYTG; from the coding sequence atggcggaCTGGGGTCCGGTGTTCGTGGCGGTGGTGCTCTTCGTGCTGCTCTCCCCGGGCTTGCTGTTCCAGATCCCAGGCAAGGGGCGGCTGGTGGAGTTCGGCACCCTCCAGACCAGCGGCATCGCCATCTTCGTCCACTCCATCATTTTCTTCGCCCTCACCGCCATCTTCATCCTCGCCGTCGGCGTCCACGTCTACACTGGCTAG